A window from Rhizosphaericola mali encodes these proteins:
- a CDS encoding MDR family MFS transporter: MQHKSLVLLTLMLGTSMAMIDSSIVSVSLPVIQKRFNTNLHDVEWVTTAYMVSFSLFIPLTNWLKNRIGYFNLFIGSVLIFTIGSLLCSVAQSLPILIAARVLQASGGGAISPTSLAILSDSFPKEERGTAIGWWGIGNVMGPAIGPTLGGVLTHYFGWESIFFVNIPIGIATILLSLKYLTYLKAQPKIKERFDINGYIWFGLFIISIQYAINLLSNPKDINWVLVIGLAVSVITFFVFLKSAKKANPLIDLTVFKSNVFASAAIITIIRSLALYGGLFFLPFLLQGLLGYSEIQSGLLMLPNALIMFFTRPYSGRLADRGIIRSISIIGIIITAISMAMFAVVDVGTSIYFIIFAMLVRGVGLSFVVSPVSTALVNSVNPNQTATATSLNSLLQQIGGSVGIAVGGILQSYISKYFISHGKSKLLAQHYALNGGFLISAFVIALAVIPCLKLPEVKKFKPTI; encoded by the coding sequence ATGCAGCATAAATCTCTTGTTTTGTTGACATTGATGCTAGGTACATCAATGGCTATGATTGATAGTAGTATTGTTAGTGTCTCGCTTCCTGTGATCCAAAAACGATTCAATACAAATCTTCATGATGTAGAATGGGTTACTACTGCATATATGGTTTCGTTTAGCCTTTTTATACCTCTAACGAATTGGCTTAAAAATAGAATTGGTTATTTTAACTTATTTATAGGTAGTGTACTTATTTTTACTATAGGATCCTTGCTTTGTAGTGTTGCTCAAAGCCTCCCTATTTTAATCGCAGCTAGGGTTTTGCAAGCTTCAGGAGGTGGCGCTATTTCTCCGACATCATTGGCGATTCTTTCAGACAGTTTTCCAAAAGAAGAGCGAGGTACTGCTATTGGCTGGTGGGGGATAGGAAATGTGATGGGACCTGCTATTGGACCGACATTAGGTGGGGTCTTGACGCATTATTTCGGATGGGAAAGTATATTTTTTGTGAATATTCCAATCGGGATTGCAACTATATTACTTAGTTTGAAATACCTTACTTATTTAAAAGCGCAACCTAAAATTAAAGAACGCTTTGATATAAATGGATATATTTGGTTTGGCCTTTTCATTATATCAATTCAATATGCAATTAACTTGCTTTCTAATCCTAAAGATATCAATTGGGTATTGGTAATTGGGCTAGCTGTAAGTGTTATTACATTTTTTGTATTTTTAAAATCGGCTAAAAAAGCTAATCCATTGATTGATTTAACAGTATTTAAATCTAATGTTTTTGCTAGTGCAGCGATTATTACTATTATTCGATCTTTAGCCCTATATGGAGGATTGTTTTTTCTTCCATTTTTATTACAAGGTTTGCTTGGTTATTCTGAAATACAATCTGGGTTATTGATGCTTCCGAATGCTTTAATTATGTTTTTTACCAGACCTTATTCAGGAAGACTAGCAGATCGAGGTATTATCAGGAGCATTTCCATTATCGGAATTATTATCACAGCTATCTCTATGGCAATGTTTGCCGTTGTCGATGTAGGCACTTCCATTTATTTTATCATTTTTGCGATGTTAGTAAGAGGCGTTGGGTTAAGTTTTGTAGTTTCTCCTGTCTCAACTGCGTTGGTAAATTCTGTAAACCCAAATCAAACGGCAACAGCAACTTCATTGAATAGTTTGTTGCAACAAATTGGTGGTTCTGTTGGGATTGCCGTTGGAGGGATTTTACAATCATACATTAGCAAATATTTCATATCTCATGGAAAATCGAAATTGTTGGCACAGCATTATGCGCTTAATGGTGGGTTCTTAATTTCAGCTTTTGTTATTGCACTTGCGGTAATTCCTTGTTTGAAATTACCCGAAGTGAAAAAATTTAAACCCACTATTTAA
- a CDS encoding helix-turn-helix domain-containing protein, producing METIKLDTVNNYSHFYNNTTLNPLINVVDLSKSNPHKSAKMTFEVYCIVLKQTKCGDLRYGNTYYDYQEGTLVFFAPGQVVEVVNTEPYQPFGMAICFHPDLLLHTSLAKQMNDYNFFSYNTNEALHLSEKEKILILDIFSKMQFELEQNIDKHSKKLITSHLELLLDYCTRFYDRQFITRENTNKGILAKFEEILNGYFHSEKPQNIGLPSVAFCADSLHISSNYFGDLIKKETGKSAQEYIQTKVIDVAKERIFSIDKSISEVAYDLGFKYPQHFTRLFKQRTGMTPNEYKHLN from the coding sequence ATGGAAACGATAAAATTAGATACGGTCAATAATTACAGCCATTTCTACAATAATACTACCTTGAATCCGCTGATTAACGTAGTGGATTTATCGAAATCTAATCCACACAAGAGTGCCAAAATGACTTTTGAAGTCTACTGCATCGTATTGAAACAAACCAAATGTGGTGATCTAAGATACGGCAATACCTATTATGATTATCAAGAAGGTACTTTGGTATTTTTTGCGCCTGGTCAAGTGGTGGAAGTAGTGAATACAGAACCCTATCAACCATTTGGAATGGCGATTTGTTTTCATCCGGATTTGTTGTTGCATACTTCTTTGGCAAAGCAAATGAATGACTATAATTTTTTTTCCTACAATACCAATGAAGCGCTGCATCTTTCCGAAAAGGAAAAAATTTTGATATTGGATATTTTTTCTAAAATGCAATTTGAATTGGAGCAAAATATCGATAAGCACAGTAAAAAATTGATTACTTCTCATTTGGAATTACTATTGGATTATTGCACCCGTTTTTATGATCGCCAATTCATTACAAGAGAAAATACAAACAAAGGTATTTTGGCAAAATTTGAAGAGATTTTAAATGGTTATTTCCACAGTGAAAAACCACAGAATATTGGTTTGCCATCCGTCGCTTTCTGCGCAGATAGCTTGCATATTTCGTCCAATTATTTTGGTGATTTGATCAAAAAAGAAACCGGAAAATCTGCGCAGGAATACATCCAAACCAAAGTAATCGACGTAGCAAAAGAGCGCATTTTTTCCATTGACAAATCGATCAGTGAAGTTGCTTATGATTTAGGATTCAAATATCCGCAGCATTTTACCCGTTTGTTCAAACAAAGAACGGGGATGACCCCCAATGAATATAAGCATTTGAATTAG
- a CDS encoding AraC family transcriptional regulator, with amino-acid sequence MENSESLWQYYQRTKKQIPEDFLASRGTTSHFNVMQRFSCTGSLPFQRIDYYKICLIKNAALLHTESKTVAINTPSIVFSSPEKKYGWESLGDEQIGFICLFNDAYLSAELKASLKKLYSLFQNSVYPLITLSEEEYAIFNQYFQRLEDEYTSDFEYKTEGIYYLLKLIIYQGIKTQINHCPKVKSTSNINPIVSKFMQLLDGQFPVDSPLNELKYKSASEFAEALHVHVNHLNHTLKTITGKSTTQIINEKITAEAIDLLSNTDWSITEIGNSLGFEYLQHFTLFIKKQTGKNPKSFRSVVV; translated from the coding sequence ATGGAAAACTCTGAATCACTTTGGCAATATTACCAACGAACAAAAAAGCAAATACCGGAGGATTTTTTAGCGTCACGAGGTACAACAAGTCATTTTAATGTGATGCAGCGATTCTCTTGCACTGGAAGCTTACCCTTTCAACGTATAGATTATTACAAAATTTGCTTGATCAAAAATGCGGCCTTATTGCATACCGAAAGTAAAACGGTGGCGATCAATACGCCCAGTATTGTATTTTCCAGTCCGGAGAAAAAATATGGTTGGGAATCTTTGGGTGATGAACAGATTGGCTTTATTTGTTTGTTTAACGATGCATATTTATCGGCAGAACTAAAGGCTTCATTGAAAAAATTGTATAGTTTATTTCAAAATTCCGTATATCCTTTAATCACGCTTTCTGAGGAAGAATATGCAATATTTAACCAATATTTTCAAAGGCTAGAGGATGAATATACAAGCGATTTTGAATATAAAACAGAAGGAATTTATTATTTATTGAAACTCATTATTTATCAAGGAATCAAAACGCAAATCAACCATTGTCCGAAAGTAAAATCAACTTCCAATATTAATCCAATCGTATCCAAATTTATGCAATTATTGGACGGCCAATTTCCGGTAGATTCACCATTGAATGAGTTGAAATATAAGTCCGCGAGCGAATTTGCAGAGGCTTTGCACGTGCATGTCAATCATCTCAACCATACGTTGAAAACTATCACCGGAAAATCCACAACGCAGATCATTAATGAAAAAATTACAGCCGAAGCGATTGATTTGCTTTCCAATACAGACTGGAGTATTACAGAAATTGGCAATAGTTTGGGATTTGAATATTTGCAGCATTTCACTTTATTTATAAAAAAGCAAACCGGTAAAAATCCAAAATCATTCCGAAGTGTTGTTGTTTAA
- a CDS encoding MFS transporter yields MKKLKKEHERISTILAFILIPLSGFAMDVYIPSFPQMANDLQVTPANIKLTMTVYLISYGVSQLFVGMILDSFGRYKIHLWSLAIFVVSNIFIVLTKDIYFIHFLRFVQGITISFIVVSKRAFFIDVFTGEKRKHYTSMLTVVWSTAPILAPFLGGYLQKGFGWQSNFYFLAIYGFVMLLLELKYSGETIIEKQSLKLKNVFQVYSKLLSAKDFSIGILVLGFSYGMVMVFGMSIPFIVEHHFHLSPVESGYCALSSGVAIFFGGFLSKKMIDRPFYKKLWLAAISEMIVALFMLFTSGWSLPLFALIGLVMLIHFWQGFTYNSYFTYSLVRFPEYAATASGLASGGSYIVFSIASYFISNSLVIDNQKALSYSYLILLAVIVVLLLILKRYVTKSQKKLALA; encoded by the coding sequence ATGAAAAAGTTAAAGAAAGAACACGAAAGGATCAGTACGATATTGGCATTTATCTTAATACCGTTATCTGGGTTTGCCATGGACGTCTACATTCCATCCTTTCCACAAATGGCGAATGACTTGCAAGTTACTCCTGCGAATATCAAATTAACAATGACTGTTTATTTGATCAGCTATGGCGTGTCACAACTTTTCGTTGGAATGATATTGGATAGTTTTGGTCGTTACAAAATCCACCTTTGGTCATTGGCAATATTTGTCGTGAGCAATATTTTTATAGTTTTAACGAAAGATATTTACTTCATTCACTTTTTGCGTTTTGTACAAGGTATTACGATTTCCTTTATAGTTGTGAGCAAACGAGCATTTTTTATTGATGTATTTACAGGTGAGAAACGCAAACATTACACAAGTATGCTTACGGTTGTTTGGTCGACTGCGCCAATATTAGCTCCGTTTCTAGGTGGTTATTTGCAAAAAGGATTCGGATGGCAATCCAATTTTTATTTCTTGGCGATTTACGGTTTCGTAATGTTGTTATTGGAATTGAAATATAGTGGTGAAACAATCATCGAAAAACAATCCTTGAAACTCAAAAATGTTTTTCAAGTGTATTCCAAACTATTATCTGCAAAAGATTTCAGCATCGGCATACTCGTGTTAGGATTTAGCTATGGAATGGTAATGGTATTCGGAATGAGCATACCATTTATAGTCGAACATCATTTTCATCTATCTCCTGTAGAATCGGGGTATTGTGCTTTATCCTCCGGCGTCGCTATATTTTTCGGTGGCTTTTTAAGTAAAAAAATGATTGATCGACCTTTCTATAAAAAGCTTTGGTTAGCAGCCATTTCAGAAATGATAGTAGCGCTATTTATGCTTTTTACTTCCGGTTGGTCATTGCCATTATTCGCATTGATAGGTTTGGTTATGTTGATACATTTTTGGCAAGGATTTACCTACAATTCTTATTTCACTTATTCCTTAGTTCGTTTTCCGGAATATGCAGCCACCGCAAGTGGATTGGCTAGTGGCGGATCTTATATTGTGTTTTCAATAGCGAGTTATTTTATTTCCAATTCGCTCGTAATTGACAACCAAAAAGCACTTTCCTATTCTTATTTGATCTTGTTGGCGGTCATTGTTGTTTTGCTTTTGATTTTAAAACGCTATGTTACAAAATCCCAAAAAAAATTAGCATTAGCGTAA
- a CDS encoding cupin domain-containing protein, translating into MAELPKFKYKLEAEKPKLGPGGITRGASINEFPASVGLAGVSMHLDPGAVRELHWHANAAEWGYVVTGCIRTTIMHPDGSIYTDFFYPGDVWYFPKGYGHVLQGVGVESSHFILIFDNGNFSEDHTFSITDFVSSVPSAIAAQSLGLTEAQVKTLYQGEAYFAQCEIPTNANGLLTQREKQELITMHKYPLHAQTPRIFEGGFQRVVTQNDFPISTTICGSLIEIMPGGLRELHWHPNADEWQYFLEGTAEVGVFLAQGHFVKDEYEAGDLGYAPMGAGHYIKNTGNTVLKVLVGFNSGHYQSVDLSEWIAQNPKDIIQGNFGISDETYAALPKKAKRFIK; encoded by the coding sequence ATGGCTGAATTACCCAAATTTAAATACAAACTAGAAGCGGAAAAACCTAAATTAGGTCCAGGAGGTATTACCAGAGGTGCATCAATTAATGAATTTCCAGCATCTGTTGGGCTAGCTGGCGTAAGTATGCATTTAGACCCAGGTGCAGTACGTGAATTACACTGGCATGCGAATGCTGCAGAATGGGGTTATGTTGTAACAGGATGTATTCGTACTACAATTATGCATCCAGATGGATCTATTTATACAGATTTCTTTTATCCAGGAGATGTTTGGTATTTTCCAAAAGGTTACGGACATGTTTTGCAAGGGGTTGGGGTGGAGTCCTCTCATTTTATCTTAATTTTTGATAATGGTAATTTCTCTGAGGACCACACTTTTAGTATCACTGATTTTGTTTCCAGCGTTCCATCTGCTATAGCGGCTCAAAGTCTTGGATTGACAGAAGCGCAAGTAAAAACTTTATACCAAGGTGAAGCATATTTTGCTCAATGTGAAATCCCTACAAATGCAAACGGATTACTTACACAGCGTGAAAAGCAAGAATTGATTACAATGCATAAATATCCGTTACATGCGCAGACACCTAGAATATTTGAAGGCGGTTTTCAGAGAGTTGTGACTCAAAATGATTTTCCAATTTCCACAACTATTTGCGGATCGCTTATAGAAATTATGCCAGGTGGTTTGCGTGAATTACATTGGCATCCAAATGCAGATGAATGGCAATACTTTTTAGAAGGGACTGCTGAAGTTGGCGTGTTTTTAGCTCAAGGACACTTTGTAAAAGATGAATATGAAGCAGGTGATTTAGGTTATGCGCCGATGGGAGCGGGGCATTATATTAAGAATACTGGTAATACTGTTCTCAAAGTTCTGGTAGGATTTAATAGTGGACATTATCAATCTGTTGATTTGAGTGAATGGATTGCTCAAAATCCGAAAGATATCATTCAAGGGAATTTTGGAATAAGTGACGAAACTTATGCTGCTTTACCTAAAAAAGCAAAGCGTTTTATCAAATAA
- a CDS encoding carboxypeptidase-like regulatory domain-containing protein has product MRKYLFTLFLISIFSFYTSSTYAQQIEENTTKITGQILSNDSIPQEMIPIFLKEIKKGTLTNNDGFYSFDNIQPGKYTLRIQILDAVEKDTVLTVQPGENLVFNYRLTKENIALLQEVRVLSRNNKFSRKESPYVARMPLKYLENPQVYNSVSKELITEQMAMDLGSVAKNIPGAGIPMIANQGRVTFRSRGFDTEPNARNGVAGAAFSFLDNCNLERLEAIKGPSATLFGSNIASSYGGVYNRVTKKPYNGKGGEVSYTGGSWNFNRMTIDYNSPINADKTALFRLNAATTFEKSFQDNGFTNSLAIAPSFFYQLSDKLSLTIDMEFGQAKGTSVVRFNPSVKTPKNESILDMQFPYRKTFLGDDVPYTTQMMNIFAQANYKISSTWTSQTIVSRTRSTINGYITALAGQPGDTTIKVNVIAGNTNFMATNLQQNFIGDFLIGRFRNRVVLGLDYYNNSNSFDRTTVNSANVNFINPPSTFRFTKFQIDSLTTKGTPRKESNADNTYAAYVSDVFNITDRLLVMGSLRINRFQSAGTYNILTGQTTGGLSNNGLTVGPYGQTALSHKEGIVYEVVKNRVSLFANYMNAFFSASGVDKNGNQFVPEHGNQFEYGVKADIWEHKLVGTASIYNINIKDVLRPDPEDYNYNIQDGTERSKGFELDITANPINGLNIVAGYAYNNLLMTKSDSLTQGLRPSASGPSKTFNFWGSYHFTSGPLSGFGFGFGCNTGNTSFQTNTRVQTTNGLELVRVSLPSYVICDATIYYEQPKFRIGLKVDNLTSEKAWSVRLTPQPPARFLGSIALKF; this is encoded by the coding sequence ATGCGCAAGTATTTATTTACTTTATTTTTAATTTCAATTTTTAGTTTTTATACATCTAGCACTTATGCTCAACAAATAGAAGAAAATACTACTAAAATTACGGGACAAATATTATCTAATGATAGTATTCCACAAGAAATGATCCCAATTTTTTTGAAAGAAATAAAAAAAGGTACCTTAACCAACAATGATGGCTTTTATTCTTTTGATAATATTCAACCAGGAAAATATACTTTACGTATCCAAATTCTTGACGCTGTAGAAAAAGATACTGTTTTAACCGTACAGCCAGGAGAAAACTTAGTTTTCAATTATCGTCTTACGAAAGAAAATATTGCGCTATTACAAGAAGTTAGGGTACTAAGTAGAAATAATAAGTTTTCACGTAAGGAAAGTCCTTATGTGGCTAGAATGCCCTTGAAATATCTTGAAAATCCTCAGGTATACAATTCAGTGTCTAAAGAATTAATAACAGAACAAATGGCAATGGATCTAGGTAGTGTGGCCAAAAATATACCTGGTGCTGGGATTCCGATGATTGCCAATCAAGGAAGAGTTACTTTTCGATCTAGAGGTTTTGATACGGAACCGAATGCAAGAAATGGTGTTGCTGGTGCGGCCTTTTCATTTTTAGACAATTGTAATTTAGAACGTTTAGAAGCCATTAAGGGACCTTCTGCTACTTTATTTGGGAGTAATATTGCCAGTAGTTATGGTGGCGTATATAATAGAGTGACAAAAAAGCCTTACAATGGAAAAGGTGGTGAAGTTTCTTATACTGGCGGTAGTTGGAACTTTAATAGAATGACAATTGATTATAATAGTCCAATCAATGCGGATAAGACTGCATTGTTTAGATTGAATGCCGCTACTACATTTGAAAAGAGTTTTCAAGATAATGGTTTTACTAATAGTTTAGCTATCGCGCCTAGTTTTTTTTATCAACTTTCTGACAAATTATCCCTCACAATTGATATGGAGTTTGGACAGGCCAAGGGTACTTCTGTAGTTCGGTTTAATCCTTCAGTAAAAACGCCAAAGAATGAGTCTATATTAGATATGCAATTTCCCTATCGTAAGACTTTTTTAGGAGATGATGTCCCTTATACTACACAAATGATGAATATTTTTGCTCAAGCAAACTATAAAATATCTTCTACATGGACATCACAAACAATTGTGTCAAGAACGAGATCTACAATTAATGGGTATATTACTGCATTAGCAGGTCAGCCAGGGGATACTACTATAAAAGTAAATGTCATCGCTGGAAATACAAATTTCATGGCCACTAATTTACAACAAAACTTTATTGGAGATTTTCTCATAGGTAGGTTTAGAAATAGAGTAGTTTTGGGATTAGATTATTATAATAACTCTAATTCATTTGACAGAACAACTGTCAATAGTGCTAATGTCAATTTTATCAATCCACCAAGTACGTTTCGATTTACTAAATTTCAAATAGATTCTTTAACAACTAAAGGCACTCCGAGAAAAGAATCTAATGCTGATAATACCTATGCGGCATATGTATCTGATGTATTCAATATTACGGATCGATTATTAGTAATGGGAAGTCTCAGAATTAATAGATTTCAATCTGCAGGAACCTATAATATATTAACTGGACAAACCACTGGAGGGCTTTCTAATAATGGGCTGACTGTTGGACCTTACGGACAAACTGCGTTGTCTCATAAGGAGGGTATTGTGTATGAAGTCGTGAAAAACAGAGTTTCGTTATTTGCCAACTATATGAATGCTTTTTTTAGTGCTAGCGGAGTTGATAAAAATGGCAATCAATTTGTACCAGAGCATGGTAATCAATTTGAATATGGAGTAAAAGCAGATATATGGGAACATAAATTAGTTGGAACTGCTAGTATTTATAATATCAATATCAAAGATGTATTGCGTCCAGATCCAGAAGATTATAACTACAATATTCAAGATGGTACAGAACGTAGTAAAGGATTTGAATTAGATATTACAGCTAATCCTATTAACGGTTTAAATATAGTTGCTGGCTATGCCTATAATAACTTACTCATGACAAAATCAGACTCCTTGACGCAAGGTTTAAGACCTTCAGCATCTGGTCCATCTAAAACATTTAATTTCTGGGGAAGTTATCATTTTACGAGTGGTCCACTATCCGGATTTGGGTTTGGTTTTGGATGTAATACAGGAAATACTTCTTTTCAGACTAATACAAGAGTACAAACGACAAATGGTTTAGAGCTTGTAAGAGTATCTCTTCCTTCTTATGTGATTTGCGATGCTACAATATATTATGAACAACCTAAATTTAGAATTGGGTTGAAAGTAGATAACTTAACAAGTGAAAAGGCTTGGTCGGTTAGATTGACTCCACAGCCACCTGCTAGATTTTTAGGTAGTATAGCATTGAAATTTTAA